A genomic window from Haladaptatus caseinilyticus includes:
- a CDS encoding chemotaxis protein CheW, giving the protein MSKRVSELQVLVFRLENKRYCVDIAHIDEIVDRHEVTTLPDSPRHVEGVMDLRGATTTIVNPKTVLGLNDSVTGNRVVVFETEDERRIGWLIDEVNQVVSVDETEFDDSVESKSVHGVIRQNDEFVIWVKPSAINN; this is encoded by the coding sequence ATGTCAAAAAGAGTTTCGGAACTCCAAGTTTTGGTCTTTCGACTCGAAAACAAACGATACTGCGTCGATATCGCACATATCGACGAAATCGTCGATAGACACGAGGTGACCACACTTCCTGATTCCCCTCGACACGTCGAGGGAGTGATGGACCTTCGCGGGGCGACGACAACCATCGTCAACCCGAAGACGGTGCTCGGACTAAACGATTCGGTGACTGGTAATCGTGTCGTCGTCTTCGAGACGGAGGACGAACGACGCATCGGGTGGCTTATCGACGAAGTGAATCAGGTCGTCAGCGTGGACGAAACCGAATTTGATGACTCCGTCGAAAGCAAATCGGTACACGGCGTTATCCGCCAGAACGATGAGTTCGTCATCTGGGTCAAGCCGTCAGCGATCAACAACTGA
- a CDS encoding polysaccharide deacetylase family protein, which translates to MNAVVLSLDAELAWGYHDLAEVPEHVESARTSWSRLLALFDEYNVPATWAVVGHLFLDSCDGEHTSHVAPTDDWFDRDPSGVAERHPLWFADGLIEDISDAKASHEIGCHTFSHVEYGDERTTREVAVAETRASLEIADDVGYDLESFVFPRNNIGHRDVLAAYGFTCYRGTRPELWYDRGRFRSLAKAIDLTVSKTSPPLVTPEPDEYGLINIPASMFLFGYEGRVRTITEGIWEDPLIRSAKRGIDRAADADEGIFHLWMHPNNFTEERDFERLRVVLEHLAKRRDEARVQVLTMGEIANQLREADPATTRTPIGPR; encoded by the coding sequence ATGAACGCCGTCGTACTCTCTCTGGACGCCGAGCTTGCCTGGGGGTACCACGACCTCGCGGAGGTTCCGGAACACGTCGAGAGTGCACGAACGTCGTGGTCTCGTCTCCTCGCACTCTTCGACGAGTACAACGTTCCGGCCACGTGGGCCGTCGTCGGACACCTCTTTCTCGATTCGTGCGACGGAGAACACACCAGCCACGTAGCACCGACCGATGACTGGTTCGACCGCGACCCGAGCGGCGTCGCGGAACGACATCCACTCTGGTTCGCGGACGGCCTCATCGAGGATATCTCCGACGCGAAGGCGAGCCACGAAATCGGCTGTCACACGTTCTCCCATGTCGAATACGGTGACGAACGAACGACCCGGGAGGTGGCAGTCGCGGAGACTCGAGCCAGTCTCGAAATCGCGGATGATGTCGGTTACGATTTAGAATCGTTCGTCTTCCCGAGGAACAATATCGGCCATCGGGACGTGCTCGCAGCGTACGGCTTTACCTGCTATCGAGGGACCCGTCCCGAGCTCTGGTACGATAGGGGCCGGTTCCGGTCGCTCGCCAAGGCTATCGACTTGACCGTGAGCAAGACGAGTCCACCACTCGTCACCCCCGAACCGGACGAATACGGGTTGATAAACATCCCCGCGTCGATGTTCCTCTTCGGCTACGAAGGTCGAGTTCGAACCATCACCGAAGGTATCTGGGAAGACCCACTCATTCGGTCGGCAAAACGCGGAATCGACCGCGCCGCGGACGCCGACGAGGGTATCTTCCACCTCTGGATGCATCCCAACAACTTCACCGAGGAGCGTGACTTCGAGCGGCTACGCGTCGTGCTGGAACACCTCGCCAAGCGTCGGGACGAGGCGAGAGTGCAAGTGCTGACGATGGGGGAAATCGCCAACCAACTTCGGGAAGCCGATCCTGCGACGACGCGAACCCCGATCGGCCCGCGTTGA
- a CDS encoding archaellin/type IV pilin N-terminal domain-containing protein codes for MKDAIQERLDNRGQVGIGTLIVFIAMVLVAAIAAGVLINTAGFLQSKSEQTGQDSSAQVSNRVQVVSGFGNVTNNERVDYINLTVMRGSGSDDINLSTATIEWIGPNKATTLVSGNMSEVDATFNGSGGAGTSTQFNVSDIKDQDNSVPVLNSQDDRFTISMNAGAIGGSNLGEGETVELKLRRLSKTVPTSSENIRWWLIAPSDFAEM; via the coding sequence ATGAAAGACGCAATTCAAGAACGCCTCGACAACCGAGGCCAAGTCGGTATCGGAACGCTCATCGTGTTCATCGCGATGGTGCTGGTCGCCGCGATCGCGGCCGGTGTGCTCATCAACACGGCGGGCTTCCTGCAGTCGAAGTCCGAACAGACCGGTCAGGACAGCAGCGCACAGGTCTCGAACCGCGTGCAAGTCGTCAGCGGTTTCGGTAACGTCACGAACAACGAGAGGGTCGATTACATCAACCTCACGGTCATGCGTGGCTCGGGGTCCGACGATATCAACCTCTCGACGGCCACCATCGAGTGGATCGGCCCGAACAAGGCAACCACACTCGTGTCCGGAAACATGAGTGAAGTTGACGCTACTTTCAACGGTAGCGGCGGTGCAGGGACGAGCACGCAGTTCAACGTCTCGGACATCAAAGATCAGGACAACTCCGTCCCCGTACTCAACAGTCAGGACGATCGATTCACCATCTCGATGAACGCGGGAGCAATCGGTGGAAGCAACCTCGGCGAGGGTGAGACGGTCGAACTCAAACTCAGAAGACTGTCGAAAACCGTCCCGACGTCGTCGGAGAACATCCGCTGGTGGCTGATCGCTCCTTCCGACTTCGCAGAGATGTGA
- a CDS encoding ArsR/SmtB family transcription factor produces MGSLELLRVLGNKYNAEILDATHKPKSVQELSEELGIPIATSYRRIEELTEANLLELTGREFSNEGRRPKVYRRDIDAVSIAFSSDGIDVAVDDRPEVENSLVDVWRDLKEER; encoded by the coding sequence ATGGGGTCCCTGGAACTGCTTCGCGTGCTCGGCAATAAGTACAACGCCGAGATACTCGACGCGACGCATAAGCCGAAATCGGTGCAGGAGCTGAGTGAGGAACTCGGCATTCCGATAGCGACCAGCTATCGAAGAATCGAGGAACTCACGGAGGCGAACCTGCTCGAACTCACCGGGCGGGAGTTCTCCAACGAGGGTCGCCGGCCGAAAGTATATCGTCGGGATATCGATGCCGTTTCGATCGCTTTTTCGAGCGACGGCATCGACGTCGCCGTCGATGACCGCCCCGAAGTCGAAAACTCGTTGGTGGATGTGTGGCGTGATTTGAAAGAGGAGCGATAA
- the glmS gene encoding glutamine--fructose-6-phosphate transaminase (isomerizing): protein MCGIIARIGETDDAVDELLVGLENLEYRGYDSAGLAVKNGRGPTVFKREGQISNLKDLLANEVPSGELGIGHTRWSTHGPPTDENAHPHTGCSDRVAVVHNGIIENHDALRTELSERGHYFKSDTDTEVIPHLVEEHLADGATPEQAFRRTVQRLSGSYAIAMLVDESDAIYATRSGSPLVLGVREGKYYLASDVPAFLDFTDEVIFLDDGDVVVLEPGHHEITTLDGEPIERPTQTIDWDPEDAGKGAYDHYMLKEIHEQPTSLRQTLRGRADPVTGDIHLEDFPPGTFEDVERVQFVACGTSYHAGLVGSNFIGSRGLPSQTFLASEYAVSRPPVDENTLVIGVTQSGETADTLAALREAKDGGARTLAVTNVVGSTAARECDDALFIRAGPEIGVAATKTFSSQVVSLSLLGERLVRDVVGHRSEGITDVLSALSDLPDHVQQILDYSKAHRIAKQYHDSEAYFFIGRGSVFPVALEGALKFKEISYEHAEGFAAGELKHGPLALVTPATPVFAVFTGRHDQKTLSNVKEVEARGAPVVAVTSDANEAVVQHANDVLTIPETHPDVAGILANVQLQLLSYHAAEQLDRPIDKPRNLAKSVTVE from the coding sequence ATGTGTGGTATTATCGCTCGGATCGGCGAAACCGACGACGCGGTGGACGAACTGCTCGTCGGTCTCGAAAATCTCGAATACCGAGGATACGATTCGGCAGGATTGGCGGTGAAAAACGGCCGTGGTCCGACGGTTTTCAAGCGCGAGGGACAGATCTCGAACCTCAAGGATTTGCTGGCGAACGAGGTTCCGTCCGGGGAGCTTGGAATCGGTCACACGCGCTGGAGCACTCACGGTCCTCCGACTGACGAGAACGCTCATCCACATACCGGCTGCTCCGATCGCGTTGCAGTCGTCCACAACGGTATCATCGAGAACCACGACGCGCTCCGGACGGAGCTCAGTGAACGAGGTCACTATTTCAAGAGTGATACCGACACCGAAGTCATCCCTCACTTGGTGGAAGAACACCTCGCAGATGGCGCAACGCCGGAACAAGCGTTCCGACGGACGGTACAGCGACTTTCGGGAAGTTACGCCATCGCCATGTTGGTCGACGAGAGCGACGCCATCTACGCGACCCGTTCCGGGTCGCCGCTCGTACTCGGCGTTCGTGAGGGGAAGTATTACCTCGCCAGTGACGTCCCCGCCTTCTTGGATTTCACTGACGAAGTTATCTTCCTCGACGACGGCGATGTGGTCGTCCTCGAACCGGGCCACCACGAAATCACGACGCTCGACGGCGAACCGATCGAACGCCCGACGCAGACTATCGATTGGGACCCTGAGGATGCAGGGAAGGGTGCCTACGACCATTACATGCTCAAGGAAATTCACGAACAACCCACGTCGCTCCGCCAAACGCTTCGAGGGCGAGCCGACCCCGTAACAGGTGACATCCACCTCGAAGATTTTCCACCGGGGACGTTCGAGGACGTCGAACGAGTCCAGTTCGTCGCTTGTGGGACGTCGTATCACGCAGGCTTGGTCGGGAGCAACTTCATCGGAAGTCGGGGGCTCCCTTCCCAGACGTTCCTCGCGAGCGAATACGCCGTTTCGAGACCGCCAGTCGATGAAAATACGCTCGTTATCGGCGTCACCCAAAGCGGTGAGACGGCGGACACGCTCGCTGCACTCAGGGAGGCGAAAGACGGCGGCGCACGAACGCTCGCGGTGACGAACGTCGTCGGGTCCACGGCCGCCCGCGAATGCGATGACGCGTTGTTCATCCGAGCAGGACCCGAAATCGGCGTCGCCGCGACGAAGACGTTCTCCTCACAAGTCGTCTCGCTTTCCCTGCTCGGGGAGCGACTCGTCCGTGACGTGGTCGGCCACAGAAGCGAAGGCATAACGGATGTGCTGTCCGCGCTTTCGGACCTCCCTGACCACGTCCAACAGATTCTCGACTATTCGAAAGCCCATCGGATCGCAAAACAGTACCACGACAGTGAGGCGTACTTCTTCATCGGCCGGGGGTCGGTCTTCCCGGTCGCACTCGAAGGTGCGCTCAAATTCAAAGAGATATCCTACGAACACGCGGAAGGCTTCGCAGCGGGAGAGTTGAAACACGGACCGCTAGCCTTGGTTACGCCCGCAACGCCCGTCTTCGCGGTGTTCACTGGCCGCCACGATCAGAAGACGTTGAGCAACGTAAAGGAGGTCGAAGCCCGCGGTGCACCGGTCGTCGCAGTGACGAGCGATGCGAACGAAGCGGTCGTCCAGCATGCGAACGACGTACTGACGATTCCCGAGACGCATCCCGACGTCGCGGGTATCCTCGCCAACGTCCAACTCCAACTGCTCTCGTATCACGCCGCGGAGCAACTCGACCGGCCCATCGATAAACCGCGTAACCTGGCCAAGAGCGTGACCGTCGAATGA
- a CDS encoding helix-turn-helix domain-containing protein, whose translation MSIRTAPSTPIPDELASPRAKLVYLYLTTTREATIDELQTGLGLPKIALYTIVRTLRERELVEKDGEQVTLRK comes from the coding sequence ATGAGTATCAGAACGGCACCTTCGACACCGATACCTGACGAACTGGCATCTCCCCGTGCAAAACTCGTGTATCTCTACCTCACGACCACACGAGAGGCGACTATCGATGAACTACAGACCGGTTTGGGACTTCCAAAAATCGCGCTGTACACTATCGTCCGGACCCTTCGAGAGCGCGAACTGGTCGAAAAGGACGGCGAGCAAGTTACGTTGCGGAAGTAG
- a CDS encoding DUF7521 family protein, which translates to MYIAFSLTVVVAGLSMVAFAVRAYYRTSRPALFHLSVGFTCLVSASLATTISAFLLDFQGIRYLLSVNYLISTIGYLFIIFQLWKDD; encoded by the coding sequence CTGTACATCGCTTTCAGTCTTACCGTGGTTGTCGCAGGTCTATCGATGGTTGCGTTCGCAGTACGGGCGTATTATCGAACGTCCCGTCCAGCGCTTTTTCACCTCTCTGTCGGGTTCACGTGTCTCGTTTCGGCGTCCCTTGCAACGACCATCAGCGCGTTTTTGCTCGATTTTCAGGGGATTCGCTATCTGTTGTCGGTTAACTATCTTATCTCGACGATCGGATATCTTTTCATTATTTTTCAATTATGGAAAGATGACTAG
- the bcp gene encoding thioredoxin-dependent thiol peroxidase translates to MLDPGQQAPAFELPNHAGEPVSLDDFDGRVVVYFYPRADTPGCTTEACGFRDTWDEFAERGVPIIGISDDSVSDLEKFRDKYDLPIELLSDESGEVASAYGSYGEKNMFGKTFDGVFRNTFVVRNGTIEHVFTDVSPDGHAQEILSRLE, encoded by the coding sequence ATGCTCGATCCCGGCCAACAGGCACCAGCGTTTGAACTTCCAAACCACGCAGGAGAACCCGTTTCACTGGACGATTTCGACGGTAGAGTGGTCGTTTACTTCTACCCGCGTGCCGACACCCCTGGCTGTACGACCGAAGCGTGCGGTTTTCGCGACACGTGGGACGAGTTCGCCGAGCGTGGGGTTCCCATCATCGGAATCAGCGATGACTCAGTTTCGGATCTCGAAAAGTTCCGCGACAAATACGACCTTCCAATCGAACTGCTGAGCGACGAATCCGGCGAGGTAGCGAGTGCGTACGGCTCTTACGGCGAAAAGAACATGTTCGGAAAGACCTTCGATGGCGTTTTCCGGAACACGTTCGTCGTCCGGAACGGCACCATCGAGCACGTGTTTACGGACGTGTCACCCGACGGCCACGCCCAAGAAATCCTTTCGAGGCTCGAATGA
- a CDS encoding GNAT family N-acetyltransferase, whose protein sequence is MVTIGAATSADIDHLADLWVELARDQRAHGSHLLPDENRNNVRNSIARHVIENTLLVARDPAVVGFVMFELQSGVYEQATTRGVIQNIYVEPERRDSGIGTKLLDAAENTLVERGAERLALEVMAGNEDARRLYRNRGYEPHRIELEKSVENDNHSKE, encoded by the coding sequence ATGGTCACGATAGGGGCGGCGACGAGTGCGGATATCGATCACCTCGCCGACCTCTGGGTCGAACTCGCTCGTGACCAACGCGCGCACGGTTCACATCTCCTTCCGGACGAAAACCGAAATAACGTCCGCAACAGTATCGCTCGACACGTAATCGAAAACACGCTGCTCGTCGCACGTGACCCGGCTGTCGTCGGGTTCGTCATGTTCGAACTCCAGTCCGGCGTCTACGAACAGGCGACAACCCGCGGCGTCATTCAGAACATCTACGTCGAGCCCGAACGACGGGATTCTGGCATCGGTACGAAGCTCCTGGATGCCGCGGAAAACACATTGGTCGAGCGTGGTGCGGAGCGGTTGGCCTTGGAAGTGATGGCGGGAAACGAAGACGCCCGGAGACTGTATCGAAACCGGGGATACGAACCGCATCGTATCGAGTTGGAAAAATCGGTCGAAAACGATAACCACTCAAAGGAGTAG